A part of Gossypium hirsutum isolate 1008001.06 chromosome A07, Gossypium_hirsutum_v2.1, whole genome shotgun sequence genomic DNA contains:
- the LOC121232327 gene encoding nuclear transport factor 2 isoform X3, producing the protein MVSGSVKIKDFSSRRKFVQTFFLAPQEKGYFVLSDILQFIDDGVTSQLPASTLKENKHDAQPNLSSPVAEPQYSDYVLKEEAREYVNSVHIDDDPVDKYSLPEQPQEEGFEDEVVVEEAPADETLASQHNLVDIVQEIPAIPLEEPVGEPPRKTYASIVQLRVPKEQAVSSVRVQPSYNKVSQSTSDWDHIPEPTSRRSHLAWSDVSESAAEKAVEEGLVSEEGEYIGEYKSVYVRNLPSTITVTEIEQEFKNFGRIKPDGVFIRNHKDVVGVCYAFVEFEDIFAVQNAIKASPIQLGGRQVYIEERRPNSSSTRGGRRGRGRGNYTAEASRGRFGSRSLGRGSNQESGDYRSRGNGLYQRGST; encoded by the exons ATGGTTTCTGGTTCCGTTAAAATCAAGGATTTCAGTAGTAGAAGGAAATTTGTGCAAACCTTTTTCCTCGCTCCTCAAGAGAAGGGTTACTTCGTTCTTAGTGATATCCTACAGTTTATTGATGATGGAGTGACTTCACAACTTCCAGCTTCCACATTAAAAGAAAACAAGCATGATGCTCAACCAAATCTGTCAAGCCCTGTTGCAGAGCCACAAT ATTCTGACTATGTTTTGAAGGAAGAGGCCAGGGAATATGTCAACTCTGTTCATATAGATGATGATCCTGTTGACAAATATAGTCTCCCTGAGCAACCACAAGAGGAAGGTTTTGAAGATGAAGTTGTGGTGGAGGAGGCTCCTGCAGATGAAACTCTCGCTTCACAGCACAATTTGGTGGACATTGTGCAAGAAATCCCAGCTATCCCTTTGGAGGAACCTGTTGGGGAGCCTCCAAGGAAAACATATGCCTCTATT GTGCAGTTGCGTGTTCCAAAGGAGCAAGCCGTTTCATCTGTTCGAGTGCAACCATCTTATAATAAGGTTTCCCAGAGTACTTCAGATTGGGATCATATTCCCGAGCCTACTAGTCGGCGGTCACATCTTGCTTGGTCAGATGTGTCTGAATCTGCAGCAGAAAAAGCAGTAGAGGAAGGGTTGGTCTCTGAAGAAG GTGAATATATTGGTGAATACAAATCTGTTTACGTGAGGAACTTGCCCTCTACTATTACTGTGACTGAAATTGAGCAAGAGTTCAAGAATTTTGGTAGAATCAAGCCTGATGGTGTGTTTATCCGGAACCACAAG GATGTTGTTGGTGTTTGCTATGCTTTTGTTGAGTTTGAAGACATTTTTGCTGTTCAAAATGCAATCAAG GCATCTCCTATACAATTGGGGGGAAGGCAAGTCTACATAGAAGAGCGCAGGCCAAATAGCAGCAGTACACGAGGAGGAA GAAGGGGAAGAGGCAGGGGCAATTATACAGCTGAAGCCTCGAGAGGTCGTTTTGGTTCTCGTAGTTTGGGTAGAGGAAGCAACCAAGAATCTGGTGACTACAGATCAAGAGGCAATGGTTTGTATCAGCGAGGTTCTACATAA
- the LOC107952731 gene encoding uncharacterized protein: protein MLARRLVSFFKNSPSSKLSSNGTSVNDEKNKSFAGKAVSFILITVTGGVALSAVDDLAIYHGCSRKAMEKAGKNQAIINAIGEPIKKGPWYNASLAVAHKRHSVSCTFPVSGPQGNGVLQLKAVRNGDDNWYSYVLPRDWEILIMEALLYVPGNEEKQQTLRISLLENAPSPACVACTECKPQQSENQEKK, encoded by the exons ATGCTGGCCAGAAGGTTGGTTTCTTTCTTCAAGAATTCTCCATCTTCCAAGCTTTCCAG CAATGGAACTTCTGTGAATGACGAAAAGAACAAGTCGTTTGCTGGTAAAGCGGTTTCTTTTATCTTGATTACGGTAACAGGCGGTGTTGCTTTGAGTGCTGTTGATGACCTTGCCATCTACCATGGCTGTAGCAG AAAGGCAATGGAGAAAGCTGGTAAGAATCAAGCAATCATAAATGCTATTGGGGAACCGATTAAGAAGGGACCATGGTACAATGCTTCTCTTGCTGTAGCTCACAAGAGGCATTCTGTATCTTGCACATTCCCTGTATCTGGACCACAAGGCAATGGAGTATTACAATTGAAGGCAGTTCGTAATGGAG ATGATAATTGGTATTCATATGTCCTACCTCGGGACTGGGAGATCCTAATAATGGAAGCCCTCCTATATGTCCCGGGGAATGAAGAGAAGCAGCAAACATTACGGATTAGTCTCCTTGAAAATGCACCTTCTCCGGCTTGCGTAGCATGCACTGAATGCAAGCCTCAACAATCTGAGAATCAAGAGAAGAAATAG
- the LOC121232327 gene encoding nuclear transport factor 2 isoform X1 yields the protein MAPTSYPGPAQVGSYFVGQYYQVLQQQPDLVHQFYSDDSTMIWVDGDSSDSASAMLQIHAMVMSLNFTAIEIKTINSLDSWNGGVLVMVSGSVKIKDFSSRRKFVQTFFLAPQEKGYFVLSDILQFIDDGVTSQLPASTLKENKHDAQPNLSSPVAEPQYSDYVLKEEAREYVNSVHIDDDPVDKYSLPEQPQEEGFEDEVVVEEAPADETLASQHNLVDIVQEIPAIPLEEPVGEPPRKTYASIVQLRVPKEQAVSSVRVQPSYNKVSQSTSDWDHIPEPTSRRSHLAWSDVSESAAEKAVEEGLVSEEGEYIGEYKSVYVRNLPSTITVTEIEQEFKNFGRIKPDGVFIRNHKDVVGVCYAFVEFEDIFAVQNAIKASPIQLGGRQVYIEERRPNSSSTRGGRRGRGRGNYTAEASRGRFGSRSLGRGSNQESGDYRSRGNGLYQRGST from the exons ATGGCTCCCACTTCCTACCCTGGACCTGCTCAG gTTGGTTCATACTTCGTTGGACAATACTATCAGGTACTTCAACAGCAGCCTGATCTAGTTCATCAGTTTTATTCAGATGACAGTACCATGATTTGGGTCGATGGAGATTCCTCTGACTCTGCTTCGGCGATGCTG CAAATTCATGCCATGGTAATGTCACTAAATTTTACTGCAATCGAGATCAAGACAATTAATTCTCTTGATTCTTGGAATGGAGGTGTTCTGGTGATGGTTTCTGGTTCCGTTAAAATCAAGGATTTCAGTAGTAGAAGGAAATTTGTGCAAACCTTTTTCCTCGCTCCTCAAGAGAAGGGTTACTTCGTTCTTAGTGATATCCTACAGTTTATTGATGATGGAGTGACTTCACAACTTCCAGCTTCCACATTAAAAGAAAACAAGCATGATGCTCAACCAAATCTGTCAAGCCCTGTTGCAGAGCCACAAT ATTCTGACTATGTTTTGAAGGAAGAGGCCAGGGAATATGTCAACTCTGTTCATATAGATGATGATCCTGTTGACAAATATAGTCTCCCTGAGCAACCACAAGAGGAAGGTTTTGAAGATGAAGTTGTGGTGGAGGAGGCTCCTGCAGATGAAACTCTCGCTTCACAGCACAATTTGGTGGACATTGTGCAAGAAATCCCAGCTATCCCTTTGGAGGAACCTGTTGGGGAGCCTCCAAGGAAAACATATGCCTCTATT GTGCAGTTGCGTGTTCCAAAGGAGCAAGCCGTTTCATCTGTTCGAGTGCAACCATCTTATAATAAGGTTTCCCAGAGTACTTCAGATTGGGATCATATTCCCGAGCCTACTAGTCGGCGGTCACATCTTGCTTGGTCAGATGTGTCTGAATCTGCAGCAGAAAAAGCAGTAGAGGAAGGGTTGGTCTCTGAAGAAG GTGAATATATTGGTGAATACAAATCTGTTTACGTGAGGAACTTGCCCTCTACTATTACTGTGACTGAAATTGAGCAAGAGTTCAAGAATTTTGGTAGAATCAAGCCTGATGGTGTGTTTATCCGGAACCACAAG GATGTTGTTGGTGTTTGCTATGCTTTTGTTGAGTTTGAAGACATTTTTGCTGTTCAAAATGCAATCAAG GCATCTCCTATACAATTGGGGGGAAGGCAAGTCTACATAGAAGAGCGCAGGCCAAATAGCAGCAGTACACGAGGAGGAA GAAGGGGAAGAGGCAGGGGCAATTATACAGCTGAAGCCTCGAGAGGTCGTTTTGGTTCTCGTAGTTTGGGTAGAGGAAGCAACCAAGAATCTGGTGACTACAGATCAAGAGGCAATGGTTTGTATCAGCGAGGTTCTACATAA
- the LOC121232327 gene encoding nuclear transport factor 2 isoform X2 codes for MAPTSYPGPAQVGSYFVGQYYQVLQQQPDLVHQFYSDDSTMIWVDGDSSDSASAMLQIHAMVMSLNFTAIEIKTINSLDSWNGGVLVMVSGSVKIKDFSSRRKFVQTFFLAPQEKGYFVLSDILQFIDDGVTSQLPASTLKENKHDAQPNLSSPVAEPQYSDYVLKEEAREYVNSVHIDDDPVDKYSLPEQPQEEGFEDEVVVEEAPADETLASQHNLVDIVQEIPAIPLEEPVGEPPRKTYASILRVPKEQAVSSVRVQPSYNKVSQSTSDWDHIPEPTSRRSHLAWSDVSESAAEKAVEEGLVSEEGEYIGEYKSVYVRNLPSTITVTEIEQEFKNFGRIKPDGVFIRNHKDVVGVCYAFVEFEDIFAVQNAIKASPIQLGGRQVYIEERRPNSSSTRGGRRGRGRGNYTAEASRGRFGSRSLGRGSNQESGDYRSRGNGLYQRGST; via the exons ATGGCTCCCACTTCCTACCCTGGACCTGCTCAG gTTGGTTCATACTTCGTTGGACAATACTATCAGGTACTTCAACAGCAGCCTGATCTAGTTCATCAGTTTTATTCAGATGACAGTACCATGATTTGGGTCGATGGAGATTCCTCTGACTCTGCTTCGGCGATGCTG CAAATTCATGCCATGGTAATGTCACTAAATTTTACTGCAATCGAGATCAAGACAATTAATTCTCTTGATTCTTGGAATGGAGGTGTTCTGGTGATGGTTTCTGGTTCCGTTAAAATCAAGGATTTCAGTAGTAGAAGGAAATTTGTGCAAACCTTTTTCCTCGCTCCTCAAGAGAAGGGTTACTTCGTTCTTAGTGATATCCTACAGTTTATTGATGATGGAGTGACTTCACAACTTCCAGCTTCCACATTAAAAGAAAACAAGCATGATGCTCAACCAAATCTGTCAAGCCCTGTTGCAGAGCCACAAT ATTCTGACTATGTTTTGAAGGAAGAGGCCAGGGAATATGTCAACTCTGTTCATATAGATGATGATCCTGTTGACAAATATAGTCTCCCTGAGCAACCACAAGAGGAAGGTTTTGAAGATGAAGTTGTGGTGGAGGAGGCTCCTGCAGATGAAACTCTCGCTTCACAGCACAATTTGGTGGACATTGTGCAAGAAATCCCAGCTATCCCTTTGGAGGAACCTGTTGGGGAGCCTCCAAGGAAAACATATGCCTCTATT TTGCGTGTTCCAAAGGAGCAAGCCGTTTCATCTGTTCGAGTGCAACCATCTTATAATAAGGTTTCCCAGAGTACTTCAGATTGGGATCATATTCCCGAGCCTACTAGTCGGCGGTCACATCTTGCTTGGTCAGATGTGTCTGAATCTGCAGCAGAAAAAGCAGTAGAGGAAGGGTTGGTCTCTGAAGAAG GTGAATATATTGGTGAATACAAATCTGTTTACGTGAGGAACTTGCCCTCTACTATTACTGTGACTGAAATTGAGCAAGAGTTCAAGAATTTTGGTAGAATCAAGCCTGATGGTGTGTTTATCCGGAACCACAAG GATGTTGTTGGTGTTTGCTATGCTTTTGTTGAGTTTGAAGACATTTTTGCTGTTCAAAATGCAATCAAG GCATCTCCTATACAATTGGGGGGAAGGCAAGTCTACATAGAAGAGCGCAGGCCAAATAGCAGCAGTACACGAGGAGGAA GAAGGGGAAGAGGCAGGGGCAATTATACAGCTGAAGCCTCGAGAGGTCGTTTTGGTTCTCGTAGTTTGGGTAGAGGAAGCAACCAAGAATCTGGTGACTACAGATCAAGAGGCAATGGTTTGTATCAGCGAGGTTCTACATAA